The Hymenobacter baengnokdamensis genome includes a region encoding these proteins:
- the poxB gene encoding ubiquinone-dependent pyruvate dehydrogenase — MSQKSISEILVDTLQAAGVKRVFGLVGDSLNGITDAIRTREGIEFVQVRHEEAGAFAAGAEAFLTGGLAVCAGSCGPGNTHLLNGLFDCHRSRVPVLAIAAQIPSAEIGSGYFQETHPERIFRECSHYCEVIAGPDQAVRVIESAIQAALGLGGVGVVVIPGDVAHLKAEAPAPRLPSLGHESALRPAETQLARAAQLLDECEKVTILAGIGCAGSHAELLQIAGALQAPVVHALRGKECVEPNNPFDVGLTGLLGMPAGYHALMEADGILMLGTDFPYRQFFPDDARVVQVDTRPLHLGRRTRVEVGLHGSVGETVRQLLPLLRARSSDAHLKAARQRHQQDEQHLAELATGEAGDTSLHPQYVARLLDELAADDAIFTCDVGTPTIWAARYLHMNGRRRLLGSFVHGSMAGALSQAIGAALAFPGRQVVALCGDGGFTMLLSELMTLRQLKVPVKVIIFNNSAYGFVELEMKAAGTLEYGTSMDNPDFGRLAEAAGIKGLRVSDPAQLENALREALAHDGPVIVDAVVKRQELSMPPSIDAAQAEGFGLYALKALMNGRGSELLEMAKTNLGR, encoded by the coding sequence ATGTCCCAGAAATCCATTTCCGAAATCCTTGTCGATACCCTGCAAGCTGCTGGAGTCAAGCGCGTGTTTGGCCTGGTGGGCGATTCGCTCAATGGCATCACTGATGCTATCCGGACCCGCGAGGGCATCGAGTTTGTGCAGGTGCGGCACGAGGAAGCCGGGGCGTTTGCGGCCGGGGCCGAAGCGTTTCTGACGGGCGGGCTGGCCGTGTGCGCCGGCTCGTGCGGGCCGGGCAACACGCATCTGCTCAATGGCTTATTTGATTGCCACCGCTCGCGGGTGCCGGTGCTGGCCATCGCCGCCCAGATTCCGAGCGCCGAAATTGGCAGCGGCTATTTTCAGGAGACGCATCCCGAGCGCATTTTTCGGGAGTGCAGCCATTACTGCGAAGTGATTGCCGGGCCCGACCAGGCGGTGCGCGTTATTGAGTCGGCCATTCAGGCGGCGCTGGGGCTGGGTGGGGTGGGCGTGGTAGTTATTCCGGGCGATGTAGCCCACCTCAAAGCCGAAGCGCCCGCGCCGCGCCTGCCCAGCCTGGGCCACGAAAGCGCCCTGCGCCCCGCCGAAACCCAACTGGCCAGGGCCGCGCAGCTGCTCGACGAGTGTGAAAAGGTCACGATTCTGGCGGGCATCGGCTGCGCGGGCTCGCACGCCGAGCTGCTGCAGATAGCCGGGGCGCTGCAAGCGCCCGTGGTACACGCCCTGCGCGGCAAGGAGTGCGTCGAGCCCAATAACCCGTTTGACGTGGGCCTGACCGGCTTGCTGGGCATGCCCGCCGGCTACCATGCGCTGATGGAGGCCGATGGCATTCTGATGCTGGGCACCGATTTCCCATACCGCCAGTTTTTCCCCGACGATGCCCGCGTGGTGCAGGTCGATACCCGGCCGCTGCACCTGGGCCGCCGCACCCGCGTAGAGGTGGGCCTGCACGGCTCGGTGGGCGAGACGGTGCGCCAGCTGCTGCCGCTGTTGCGAGCCCGCAGCAGTGACGCACACCTGAAAGCGGCCCGGCAGCGCCACCAGCAAGACGAGCAGCACCTGGCCGAGCTGGCCACCGGCGAGGCCGGCGATACCAGCCTGCACCCGCAATACGTAGCCCGCCTGCTCGACGAGCTGGCTGCCGACGACGCCATCTTTACCTGCGATGTGGGCACGCCCACTATCTGGGCCGCCCGGTACCTGCACATGAATGGCCGCCGCCGCCTGCTGGGCTCCTTCGTGCACGGCAGCATGGCTGGGGCCTTGTCGCAGGCAATTGGGGCGGCGCTGGCTTTTCCGGGCCGGCAGGTAGTGGCATTGTGCGGCGACGGTGGCTTCACCATGCTGCTGAGCGAGCTGATGACCCTGCGGCAACTAAAGGTCCCGGTCAAGGTTATCATCTTCAATAACAGCGCCTATGGCTTTGTGGAGCTGGAAATGAAAGCGGCCGGTACTCTCGAGTACGGCACCAGTATGGACAACCCCGATTTCGGCCGCCTGGCCGAAGCGGCCGGCATCAAAGGCTTGCGCGTGAGCGACCCGGCCCAGCTGGAAAATGCCCTGCGCGAGGCCCTGGCCCACGACGGCCCCGTAATAGTAGATGCCGTAGTGAAGCGCCAGGAGCTGAGTATGCCGCCCAGCATCGACGCCGCGCAAGCCGAGGGCTTTGGCCTGTACGCCCTCAAAGCGCTGATGAACGGCCGCGGCAGCGAGCTGCTCGAAATGGCCAAAACCAACCTGGGGCGCTAA
- a CDS encoding SDR family NAD(P)-dependent oxidoreductase, with protein sequence MRFQDKVVIITGGASGIGLAIAKRMGSEGARIVLADINQDNLNSAAPEVKTAGAPDVLTCMCNVAQEDQVIATVQATLAKFGRLDVVVNNAGLMQFKALDELTGDDWLRVLSVDLLGAFYFTKQAFLNMKPGGNIVNVASIHAIATEALVAPYAAAKAAVLSLTRSSVIEGKPKGIRTNVVLPGAIDTPMLWNNPNVKSGVEKINPSDVGKPEDIAAAVAYLASDDAAFVQGAEVRVDGGRLDHL encoded by the coding sequence ATGCGTTTTCAGGATAAAGTTGTCATCATTACGGGCGGGGCCAGCGGCATCGGCCTGGCCATTGCCAAGCGAATGGGCTCGGAAGGAGCTCGTATTGTGCTGGCCGACATCAATCAGGATAATCTAAACAGCGCCGCGCCCGAGGTAAAAACTGCGGGCGCGCCCGATGTGCTGACCTGCATGTGCAATGTGGCCCAGGAAGACCAGGTAATTGCCACGGTGCAGGCTACCCTGGCCAAGTTTGGCCGTCTCGATGTGGTAGTAAATAATGCTGGCCTTATGCAGTTTAAGGCACTTGATGAGCTCACCGGCGACGACTGGCTGCGGGTGCTGAGCGTCGATTTGCTGGGGGCGTTTTACTTCACCAAGCAGGCTTTTCTGAACATGAAGCCGGGCGGAAATATCGTGAATGTGGCGAGTATCCACGCCATCGCCACCGAGGCGCTGGTGGCGCCCTACGCGGCGGCCAAAGCCGCCGTACTCTCGCTCACGCGCTCGTCGGTGATTGAGGGCAAGCCCAAAGGCATTCGCACCAACGTGGTGCTGCCGGGCGCCATCGACACGCCTATGCTCTGGAATAATCCCAACGTAAAATCGGGCGTCGAGAAAATTAACCCTAGCGACGTAGGCAAGCCGGAAGACATCGCCGCCGCCGTGGCCTACCTGGCCTCCGACGATGCCGCCTTTGTGCAGGGCGCCGAGGTGCGCGTGGATGGCGGGCGGCTGGACCACTTGTAG
- a CDS encoding family 1 glycosylhydrolase has product MAASQFLFATGIENSYPTIQNGKVRQDEMEKCGHYKFWQKDFDLVQELGIEVLRYGPPIHTTWMGPGKYNWDFADVTFNDLLRRNILPIVDLCHFGVPDWLGNFQNPDFPALFAQYASDFAKRFPWVQLYTPVNEMYICAEFSALYGWWNEQLSSDKAFVTALKNIVKANVLAMHAILAVRPDALFIQSESSEYFHASNPQSIKPAEILNAKRFLSLDLNYGRRVDSDMYEYLLDNGMTRDEYHFFLDNNLKHQCIMGNDYYRTNEHRVRADGSTVASGEIYGYHVITTQYHDRYQLPVMHTETNLWQGPNGDEAVFWLWKEWANVLRVRNDGVPIVGFTWYSLTDQVDWDTALRENNNNNNPLGLYDLNRNIRPVGEAYKKLISQWKEVLPTQTACLQMPIIMPQDNNEAWAKQQKAAAQQVLSQPGASNANTSLQDLH; this is encoded by the coding sequence ATGGCTGCTTCCCAATTTCTCTTCGCCACCGGCATCGAAAACAGTTACCCAACCATTCAGAACGGCAAGGTGCGCCAGGACGAGATGGAAAAATGCGGGCACTACAAATTCTGGCAGAAGGATTTTGACTTGGTGCAGGAGCTGGGTATTGAGGTGCTGCGCTATGGCCCGCCCATTCATACTACCTGGATGGGGCCGGGCAAATACAACTGGGATTTTGCCGACGTGACCTTCAACGACTTGCTGCGGCGCAACATCCTGCCCATCGTGGACTTATGTCACTTTGGGGTGCCCGACTGGCTGGGCAACTTTCAGAATCCTGATTTTCCGGCGCTGTTTGCGCAATATGCCAGCGATTTTGCCAAGCGCTTTCCGTGGGTGCAGCTCTACACGCCGGTGAATGAGATGTACATCTGCGCCGAGTTTTCGGCCCTGTACGGCTGGTGGAACGAGCAGCTTAGCAGCGATAAGGCATTCGTGACGGCTCTTAAAAACATTGTCAAAGCCAACGTGCTGGCCATGCACGCCATTCTGGCGGTGCGGCCCGATGCACTGTTTATTCAAAGCGAATCATCGGAGTATTTTCATGCTTCTAATCCGCAGTCTATCAAGCCGGCAGAAATTCTGAATGCCAAGCGCTTTCTGTCGCTGGACCTGAACTACGGGCGGCGCGTCGACTCCGATATGTATGAGTATCTGCTCGATAACGGCATGACGCGCGACGAGTACCACTTCTTTCTGGATAATAATCTCAAGCACCAGTGCATTATGGGCAACGATTATTACCGGACCAATGAGCACCGCGTGCGGGCCGATGGCAGCACCGTGGCATCGGGCGAAATATATGGTTATCACGTTATTACGACCCAGTACCACGACCGCTACCAGCTGCCGGTAATGCACACCGAAACCAACCTCTGGCAGGGCCCCAACGGCGACGAGGCCGTGTTCTGGCTCTGGAAAGAATGGGCCAACGTGCTGCGCGTGCGCAACGACGGCGTACCCATCGTGGGCTTTACCTGGTATTCGCTCACCGACCAGGTAGACTGGGATACGGCGCTACGGGAAAACAACAATAACAACAATCCCCTGGGGCTCTACGACTTAAACCGCAATATCCGGCCCGTGGGCGAAGCCTATAAAAAGCTCATCAGCCAGTGGAAAGAAGTGCTGCCCACCCAGACTGCCTGCCTGCAAATGCCCATCATTATGCCGCAGGATAACAACGAGGCCTGGGCCAAACAGCAAAAAGCGGCGGCCCAGCAAGTGCTGAGTCAGCCGGGCGCGTCCAACGCTAACACGTCGCTGCAAGACCTGCATTAA
- a CDS encoding SDR family NAD(P)-dependent oxidoreductase — protein sequence MNRLEGKTAVITGAARGIGRAIAVAYAREGAAIMGIDLAAEVSHTTDYPAATPADLAETQRLVEAEGGRFVPLTLDIRNVEALRAAARQAQEIFGKLDILVANAGIQVFRPLLAMTDEHWHDVIDTNLTGTANTVRAFAPLMAERNQGSIIVTASGQGKKGFRHGSSYAASKWGIIGFMKSAAIDLGQHHIRVNALVPGLIATAMTMNDTRLREAYQDYRSDPPEPLTTEVVAQVRGQRTAMRLPWLAPEDLAPMAVFLASDEARHISGASFDVDAGDSALFTA from the coding sequence ATGAATCGTTTAGAAGGAAAAACCGCCGTTATCACCGGCGCCGCACGTGGCATCGGCCGTGCCATTGCCGTGGCTTATGCCCGCGAGGGGGCCGCCATTATGGGCATCGACCTGGCCGCCGAAGTCAGCCACACCACTGATTACCCGGCCGCCACGCCCGCCGACCTGGCCGAAACCCAGCGCCTGGTAGAGGCGGAAGGTGGCCGGTTCGTTCCGCTTACGCTCGATATCCGCAACGTTGAGGCGCTGCGGGCAGCCGCCCGGCAAGCTCAGGAAATATTCGGAAAATTGGATATTCTGGTTGCCAATGCGGGCATCCAGGTGTTTAGGCCGCTGCTGGCCATGACCGACGAGCACTGGCACGATGTCATCGACACCAACCTGACCGGCACGGCCAATACCGTGCGCGCTTTTGCCCCGCTCATGGCCGAGCGCAACCAGGGCAGCATTATTGTTACGGCTTCGGGCCAGGGCAAGAAAGGCTTCCGCCACGGCAGCAGCTACGCGGCCTCCAAATGGGGCATTATCGGGTTTATGAAATCGGCCGCTATTGACCTGGGCCAGCACCATATCAGGGTAAACGCCCTGGTGCCCGGCCTCATTGCCACGGCCATGACCATGAACGACACCCGGCTGCGCGAGGCGTATCAGGACTACCGCTCCGACCCGCCCGAACCCCTTACCACCGAGGTAGTTGCCCAGGTGCGGGGCCAGCGCACCGCCATGCGCCTGCCTTGGCTCGCCCCCGAAGACCTGGCCCCGATGGCGGTATTTCTGGCCTCCGACGAGGCCCGTCACATCAGCGGCGCCAGCTTCGACGTCGATGCCGGCGACAGTGCTCTGTTCACGGCTTAG
- a CDS encoding J domain-containing protein, with product MAKKPAAPKPQLVHIPTTSADNPALSKAQKEFNRLTKRISKLEKDVAEFREAATRLRQRVQNEYRPLQARHNEVRADLVRMLDRAHDTYKLTKGERTKIVSLLLDGCYDLLQKGHPDLQPIFDKYEEPETPEEAAAADAQTAEMMKQLFSRQFGIEFDADADVSTPEKFQAYLHQKMATEQAAYEQEEAERAERRASRKKSPRQQAAEEKKQAEEQNITQAVRTLYRDLVKALHPDLEPDETEKARKTELMKQVTTAYEANELLTLLRLQLELQRIDQTHLENLAEDQLHYYNKLLKEQARELDEAMFREQEILSGFTGKPYYYTPTPAAMDYDYARQKAQLEQKIRQLAAEVLAFEHDPAALKAFLKTYKVPKAGLGPVFLEF from the coding sequence ATGGCTAAAAAACCTGCTGCTCCCAAGCCCCAACTCGTACACATCCCAACGACCAGCGCCGATAACCCGGCGCTTTCCAAGGCGCAGAAGGAGTTCAACCGCCTCACCAAGCGCATTTCCAAGCTGGAAAAAGACGTGGCCGAGTTTCGGGAAGCGGCGACCCGGCTGCGCCAGCGCGTGCAGAACGAGTACCGACCCCTGCAAGCCCGACACAACGAGGTGCGGGCCGACCTGGTGCGTATGCTCGACCGCGCCCACGACACGTATAAGCTGACCAAAGGCGAGCGGACGAAAATCGTGTCGCTGCTGCTCGATGGCTGCTACGACCTGCTGCAAAAAGGCCATCCCGACCTGCAACCCATCTTCGATAAGTACGAGGAGCCCGAAACGCCCGAAGAAGCTGCTGCGGCCGATGCCCAAACGGCCGAGATGATGAAGCAGCTGTTCAGCCGGCAGTTTGGCATCGAGTTCGACGCTGATGCCGACGTGAGCACGCCCGAAAAGTTTCAGGCTTACCTGCACCAGAAAATGGCCACTGAGCAGGCCGCCTACGAGCAGGAAGAAGCCGAGCGCGCCGAGCGGCGGGCCAGCCGTAAGAAAAGCCCCAGGCAGCAGGCGGCCGAAGAGAAAAAACAGGCGGAGGAGCAAAATATTACCCAGGCCGTGCGTACGCTCTACCGCGACCTGGTGAAGGCTCTGCACCCCGACCTCGAACCCGATGAAACCGAAAAAGCCCGCAAAACCGAGCTGATGAAGCAGGTGACGACGGCCTACGAAGCCAACGAGCTGCTGACACTGCTGCGGCTCCAGCTCGAATTGCAGCGCATCGACCAGACCCACCTCGAAAACCTGGCCGAAGACCAGCTGCACTACTACAATAAGCTCCTCAAAGAGCAGGCCCGCGAGCTCGACGAAGCCATGTTCCGGGAGCAGGAAATCCTGTCGGGTTTCACCGGCAAGCCTTATTACTATACGCCTACGCCCGCCGCAATGGACTATGACTATGCCCGGCAAAAGGCGCAGCTGGAACAGAAAATCCGGCAGCTGGCGGCCGAGGTGCTGGCCTTTGAGCACGACCCGGCCGCGTTAAAAGCGTTCCTGAAGACTTATAAAGTCCCGAAAGCCGGGTTGGGGCCGGTGTTTCTGGAGTTTTAG
- a CDS encoding acyl-CoA carboxylase subunit beta → MNVEFNRNEDQLKQLSFQLSQKLARVALGGGEKRIAAHKAKGKLTARERIAYLLDKGAAQVEIGSFAGEGMYKEEGGCPGGGVVVVIGYVQGRQCVVVANDATVKAGAWFPITAKKNLRAQEISIENKLPIIYLVDSAGVYLPMQDEIFPDKEHFGRIFRNNAVMSSMGIVQISAIMGPCVAGGAYLPIMSDEAMIVNGTGSVFLAGSYLVKSAIGETIDNEALGGAAMHSEVSGVTDYKFDTDEEALDHIRNIFDKMGAQPSAGFSRAAPTAPRLAEQEIYGLLPSDRAKPYDMMEIINRLVDNSEFEPYKDLYGQTLLCGLARIDGWAVGIVANQRKIVKSKKTGMQMGGVIYSDSADKAARFIMNCNQKRIPLVFLHDVSGFMVGSASEQGGIIKDGAKMVNAMANSVVPKFTVVVGNSYGAGNYAMCGKAYDPRLIVAWPTAQLAVMSGAAAANTLLQIQVASLKAKGEVITPEAEKELLDRIKARYEEQLSPYYAAARLWVDAVIDPLETRKVISEGISAANHAPIEKAYNVGVIQV, encoded by the coding sequence ATGAACGTCGAGTTCAACCGCAACGAAGACCAGCTCAAGCAACTCTCTTTCCAGCTCAGCCAGAAGCTGGCCCGCGTGGCCCTCGGCGGGGGCGAAAAGCGCATTGCTGCCCACAAAGCCAAGGGCAAGCTCACGGCCCGCGAACGTATAGCGTATTTGCTAGATAAGGGCGCGGCCCAGGTCGAAATCGGCTCTTTTGCCGGCGAGGGTATGTACAAGGAGGAAGGTGGCTGCCCCGGCGGCGGCGTGGTCGTCGTTATCGGCTACGTGCAGGGCCGGCAGTGCGTGGTAGTCGCCAACGACGCCACGGTGAAGGCCGGCGCGTGGTTTCCCATCACGGCCAAGAAAAATCTGCGCGCTCAGGAAATCAGCATCGAGAATAAATTGCCGATTATCTACCTTGTGGACTCGGCAGGCGTGTACCTGCCCATGCAGGACGAGATTTTTCCGGACAAGGAGCACTTCGGCCGCATCTTCCGCAACAATGCGGTGATGAGCAGCATGGGCATCGTGCAGATTTCGGCCATCATGGGGCCGTGCGTGGCGGGCGGGGCCTACCTGCCCATTATGAGCGACGAGGCCATGATAGTAAACGGCACGGGCTCGGTATTCCTGGCCGGCTCATACCTGGTGAAATCAGCCATCGGCGAAACTATCGACAACGAGGCCCTGGGCGGCGCGGCCATGCACTCCGAGGTGTCGGGCGTAACGGACTACAAGTTCGACACTGATGAGGAGGCGCTCGACCATATCCGCAACATTTTCGACAAGATGGGGGCGCAGCCCAGCGCGGGCTTCAGTCGCGCGGCGCCCACCGCGCCCCGGCTGGCCGAGCAGGAAATCTATGGCCTGCTGCCCAGCGACCGCGCCAAGCCCTACGATATGATGGAAATCATCAATCGCCTGGTCGATAATTCCGAGTTTGAGCCCTACAAGGACCTCTATGGCCAAACGCTGCTCTGCGGCCTCGCCCGCATCGACGGCTGGGCGGTGGGCATCGTGGCCAACCAGCGCAAAATCGTGAAAAGCAAGAAAACCGGCATGCAGATGGGCGGCGTCATCTACTCCGACTCGGCCGACAAGGCCGCCCGCTTCATCATGAACTGCAACCAGAAGCGCATCCCGCTGGTGTTTCTGCACGACGTGTCGGGCTTCATGGTGGGCTCGGCCAGCGAGCAGGGCGGCATCATCAAGGACGGCGCCAAGATGGTAAATGCTATGGCCAACTCGGTAGTGCCCAAGTTCACGGTCGTGGTCGGCAACAGCTACGGTGCCGGCAACTACGCCATGTGCGGCAAAGCCTACGACCCGCGCCTCATCGTGGCCTGGCCCACCGCCCAGCTCGCCGTAATGAGCGGCGCAGCCGCGGCTAATACCCTGCTGCAAATCCAGGTAGCGTCGTTGAAAGCCAAAGGGGAAGTCATCACCCCCGAAGCCGAAAAGGAACTGCTCGACCGCATCAAAGCCCGCTACGAAGAACAATTATCGCCTTACTACGCGGCGGCCCGGCTGTGGGTCGATGCGGTAATTGACCCGCTGGAAACGCGTAAGGTTATTTCGGAGGGAATTTCGGCGGCTAACCATGCACCGATTGAGAAGGCATATAACGTGGGGGTGATTCAGGTGTGA
- a CDS encoding 4'-phosphopantetheinyl transferase family protein, producing the protein MPLHAITALPGGAHLGLWHLTEAPAALWLQLADAPAYVLLLPARADGLRQAQWLAGRVLVQQLLAATATPASPLRNDDTGRPFLAGPGRPPAVSLSHSGEWVAALLAPPGTAVGIDVEIVRDKAQRIGPKFLNQHEIACLPNIHLANSDPCAASIALFSLLWSAKETLYKLAGRRGIIFRENLLLDLPAGPWPVPGRLSARLSLATGISRHQICYLRPAAGYVLTYCYQLASS; encoded by the coding sequence ATGCCACTTCACGCTATTACCGCCCTGCCCGGCGGCGCTCACCTGGGCCTCTGGCACCTCACCGAAGCGCCGGCCGCGCTCTGGCTTCAGCTCGCCGATGCCCCGGCCTACGTGCTGCTGCTGCCCGCCCGCGCCGATGGCCTGCGCCAGGCGCAGTGGCTGGCCGGCCGGGTGCTGGTGCAACAGCTGTTGGCGGCTACCGCCACCCCGGCTTCACCGCTGCGCAATGATGATACGGGGCGGCCCTTTCTGGCCGGGCCGGGCCGCCCGCCCGCCGTATCGCTGTCGCACTCCGGCGAGTGGGTGGCGGCTCTGCTGGCTCCGCCTGGCACGGCCGTCGGTATCGATGTAGAAATAGTGCGCGATAAAGCGCAGCGCATTGGACCCAAGTTTCTAAACCAGCATGAAATAGCTTGTTTACCCAATATTCACCTGGCAAACTCCGACCCGTGCGCTGCTTCGATAGCGCTATTTAGCCTGCTTTGGAGCGCCAAGGAAACGCTTTATAAGCTGGCGGGCCGCCGGGGCATTATCTTCCGCGAAAACCTGCTGCTCGACCTGCCGGCCGGGCCCTGGCCGGTACCCGGCCGGCTGTCCGCCCGGCTGAGCTTAGCCACAGGCATTTCCCGGCACCAGATTTGTTATCTTCGGCCGGCAGCCGGCTACGTGCTCACGTACTGCTACCAGCTTGCTTCTTCCTAA
- a CDS encoding transglutaminase-like domain-containing protein, protein MTTNEIKALISLLDDPEIAPQIQGEIQNLGEAIIPFLEESWEETLDPQQQQRLEDLIHQLQFEGVQQRLRVWRDSGAHDLLEGMWLLNSYQYPDADLQALNRAIEQLRFEAWTLLRPEMHPADQVQILNHVIFRNHKFSANTQHFHSPANSMLHRVLETKRGNPLSLGVIYLLVAQRLNLPVFGVNLPNLFVLTYQLFKDEHGKPVLPFYINCYNRGLYCQNQILSTTWASSVSPRRSRFTSLAPISILCAVPCAICRLASRNCRSRPRQPRCRSCWPSYLSRTSWAPIPTKIRAKALPHRSFIWAARLFLAA, encoded by the coding sequence ATGACTACCAACGAAATCAAAGCCCTCATCTCGCTGCTCGACGACCCGGAAATCGCTCCTCAGATTCAGGGAGAAATCCAGAATCTGGGCGAGGCCATTATTCCGTTTCTGGAAGAATCGTGGGAAGAAACCCTCGACCCCCAGCAGCAGCAGCGGCTCGAAGACCTCATTCACCAGCTGCAGTTTGAGGGCGTGCAGCAGCGCCTGCGCGTGTGGCGCGACTCGGGCGCGCACGACCTGCTCGAAGGCATGTGGCTGCTCAATTCGTATCAGTACCCCGATGCTGACTTACAGGCGCTTAACCGGGCCATTGAGCAGCTGCGCTTCGAGGCCTGGACGTTATTGCGCCCCGAGATGCACCCCGCCGACCAGGTGCAGATACTCAACCACGTCATCTTCCGCAACCATAAGTTTTCGGCTAATACCCAGCACTTTCACTCGCCGGCCAACTCCATGCTGCACCGGGTGCTCGAAACCAAGCGCGGCAATCCGCTGTCGCTGGGCGTTATCTACCTGCTCGTGGCGCAGCGGCTCAACCTGCCGGTTTTTGGCGTGAACCTGCCCAATTTATTTGTGCTGACTTACCAGCTCTTTAAGGATGAGCACGGCAAGCCCGTGCTGCCGTTTTACATCAACTGCTACAACCGGGGGTTATATTGTCAAAATCAGATATTGAGCACTACGTGGGCCAGCTCGGTATCACCTCGCAGGAGTCGTTTTACGAGCCTTGCACCCATCTCGATATTGTGCGCCGTGCCATGCGCAATCTGCAGGTTGGCTTCGAGAAATTGCAGGAGCCGGCCAAGGCAGCCGAGGTGTCGCAGCTGCTGGCCATCTTACTTGAGCAGGACGAGCTGGGCCCCGATACCGACGAAGATTAGGGCTAAAGCCCTGCCGCACCGTAGCTTTATATGGGCAGCCCGACTATTTTTGGCTGCGTAA
- a CDS encoding redoxin domain-containing protein yields the protein MSFRKLPALLAAALLLATVTVGTACAQGTVGDFTVQKNGGGSASLSAYNGQKAVVVIFLNPACAYTRLYQERLSALHTAFGGRGVEFMFVNVPINLDTNEGGGGGALATFTDDGAASTALGVSKTTEAVVLQPAGSGFAVRYRGAIDDNPQVASGVQQAYLHQVLDNLLAGRPAGVADKRATGCLIKR from the coding sequence ATGTCTTTTCGTAAACTTCCGGCGTTGCTGGCTGCTGCCCTGCTGCTGGCTACCGTCACGGTGGGCACCGCCTGTGCCCAAGGGACCGTGGGCGATTTTACGGTGCAAAAAAACGGCGGGGGCAGTGCCTCGCTGAGTGCGTATAACGGCCAGAAGGCAGTAGTAGTCATCTTTCTGAACCCGGCCTGCGCCTACACGCGCCTCTATCAGGAGCGCCTCTCGGCCCTGCACACTGCTTTCGGCGGCCGGGGCGTGGAGTTTATGTTTGTTAATGTGCCCATCAACCTCGACACGAACGAGGGCGGCGGGGGCGGCGCGCTGGCTACTTTCACCGACGATGGCGCCGCCAGCACCGCGCTGGGCGTGAGCAAGACCACCGAGGCCGTGGTGCTCCAGCCCGCCGGCTCGGGCTTTGCGGTGCGCTACCGGGGCGCTATCGACGATAACCCCCAGGTAGCCAGCGGCGTGCAGCAAGCCTACCTGCATCAGGTACTGGATAACCTGCTGGCCGGCCGCCCGGCCGGCGTAGCCGACAAGCGGGCAACCGGCTGCCTCATCAAGCGGTAA
- a CDS encoding PD40 domain-containing protein, whose translation MLLSCLGVGSLVLPGEPVLPQQPQIFAPGIISTGEYESHPAFTASGDTLCFLKSAPDMSTWTLCFSYRRQGQWTTPVVAPFSGRYLDADPFFTRDGRTLYFMSYRPVQAGDSARRDTDIWRVHRTRTGWGAPEHLPAPVNSSEDEYYPTLTDQGALYFGSKRPGGQGGSDFYRCAPQGTGFGAAENLGPAINTAGHEYEPFIDPQERFLIFMAGRPADLRNADLYLAYRRRGQWQPARRLPMPFSSSSIEFSPKITRDGKAFFFASARSLPFVAPAQPETAAQLHHRLTSPGNGLGDIYWVDVKALGLDLMPAD comes from the coding sequence ATGTTGCTTAGTTGCCTGGGAGTAGGCTCCCTGGTGTTGCCGGGCGAGCCCGTGCTGCCCCAGCAGCCGCAGATTTTTGCGCCCGGTATCATCAGCACCGGCGAGTATGAGTCGCACCCAGCCTTCACGGCGAGCGGCGACACGCTGTGCTTTCTGAAAAGCGCGCCCGACATGAGCACCTGGACGCTGTGCTTTTCGTATCGCCGCCAGGGGCAGTGGACAACCCCGGTAGTGGCGCCTTTTTCGGGCCGCTACCTGGATGCGGACCCGTTTTTCACGCGCGACGGCCGCACGCTGTATTTTATGTCGTACCGGCCGGTACAGGCCGGCGATTCGGCCCGCCGCGACACCGACATCTGGCGTGTGCACCGCACGCGCACCGGCTGGGGCGCGCCCGAGCACCTGCCGGCTCCGGTTAATAGTTCGGAGGACGAATATTACCCGACCCTCACCGACCAGGGGGCACTGTATTTTGGCTCGAAGCGGCCGGGTGGGCAGGGTGGCTCCGACTTTTACCGTTGTGCCCCGCAGGGCACGGGCTTTGGCGCCGCCGAAAACCTGGGGCCGGCCATTAACACGGCGGGGCATGAATACGAGCCGTTTATTGACCCGCAGGAGCGCTTCCTGATTTTTATGGCGGGCCGCCCGGCCGACCTGCGCAATGCCGACCTCTACCTGGCTTATCGCCGCCGCGGCCAGTGGCAGCCGGCCCGCCGCCTGCCCATGCCGTTTAGCTCATCGAGCATCGAGTTTTCGCCTAAAATAACCCGCGATGGCAAGGCTTTTTTCTTTGCCAGCGCCCGCAGCCTGCCTTTCGTAGCGCCTGCGCAGCCCGAAACGGCCGCCCAGCTGCATCACCGGCTTACCAGTCCCGGCAATGGGCTGGGCGATATTTACTGGGTCGATGTAAAAGCGTTGGGCCTGGACCTAATGCCGGCCGATTGA